From Psychroflexus torquis ATCC 700755, the proteins below share one genomic window:
- a CDS encoding (deoxy)nucleoside triphosphate pyrophosphohydrolase — MQKIEVVAGVIFFQNEILCVQRPKNKLAYISEKFEFPGGKVEHGETKKEALERELLEELSISTHIKALFLTVVHEYPDFELTMHSFICEVETKELTLHEHIAKEWLTLKELKKLDWAAADIPIVDKLLVNG, encoded by the coding sequence ATGCAAAAGATTGAAGTAGTTGCTGGAGTAATCTTTTTTCAGAATGAAATTTTGTGCGTTCAAAGGCCAAAAAACAAACTGGCCTATATATCTGAGAAATTTGAATTTCCCGGTGGGAAAGTGGAACATGGTGAAACAAAAAAGGAAGCTTTGGAACGTGAATTGCTAGAAGAATTAAGTATTTCAACACATATCAAAGCATTGTTTCTTACAGTTGTTCATGAATATCCAGATTTTGAATTGACTATGCATAGTTTTATTTGCGAAGTTGAAACAAAAGAACTTACACTTCATGAACATATAGCTAAAGAGTGGCTAACGCTAAAAGAACTTAAAAAACTTGATTGGGCAGCAGCGGATATTCCCATAGTAGACAAATTACTAGTGAATGGATAA
- a CDS encoding zinc-dependent metalloprotease, with protein MKTLIYVTILLMASVSSAQTFKILEKKEQLTKYEGFFDFWYSEKEDKIYMKVEQLDQDFLYVHSLTTGLGSNDIGLDRGQLGGTAIVKFQRAGNKLLLVQPNQDYKAITDNSLERRSVEQAFAKSVLYGFKIEDESDKSFLIDLTPFLMEDAHGVSRRLKQQKQGTYKLDKNKSALAMLRTKAFPKNTEFEALLTFSGDPEGRNIRSVAPDASNLTVTQHHSFVQLPKDGYKKREFDPRSGSIFMSYQDYATPIFEPLVKRYSIRHRLEKKNPNADISEAKEPIIYYLDPGTPEPVRSALLDGARWWDQAFEEIGYKNAFQVKMLPADADPMDLRYNVIQWVHRSTRGWSYGASVVDPRTGEILKGHVSLGSLRIRQDYMIAQALMNRPFEISDDNYQPMLKMALARIRQLAAHEVGHTLGFAHNFSASAQGRTSVMDYPHPKLKLKDNQIDFSEAYDTNIGEWDKVTVAYSYGDSGTNKTEKQYLNAILKQAEADGLRFISDADARAQGGAHAYAHLWDNGKDVYKELSRLLELRKTAISNFSIDNIKTGEPYSVLEDVFASLYFFHRYQTEATIKLIGGLDYNYAVKGSSLTPVERIPKSDQIKALEAALNTLDAEALAIPERILDLFPPRAFGYARSRESFKSKTGVGFDALGASATASDMSLGLLLHPERANRLIQQKSLEKSNLGLEQVLEELVKNTFGKQHDSAYLSEVQNTINFNVLKHLMNLSANSGSIPQVKAFANKTLKGLKNEFRESNSVVEMEMTYRIDQFMDEPEKFKVIPSPKIPDGSPIGSFQCLNN; from the coding sequence ATGAAAACTCTTATTTACGTTACTATTTTGTTAATGGCTTCAGTTTCTTCTGCGCAAACCTTTAAAATTTTAGAAAAAAAGGAGCAACTAACAAAATATGAAGGGTTTTTCGATTTTTGGTATTCAGAAAAGGAAGATAAAATTTATATGAAGGTTGAACAGCTTGACCAAGACTTCCTCTACGTGCATTCACTTACGACTGGTTTGGGCTCCAACGACATCGGTTTGGATCGTGGACAGCTTGGAGGAACAGCCATTGTAAAGTTTCAACGTGCTGGAAACAAGCTGCTATTGGTTCAGCCCAATCAGGATTATAAAGCTATAACGGATAATAGTTTAGAGCGCCGAAGTGTTGAACAAGCTTTTGCCAAATCTGTTTTGTATGGTTTCAAAATTGAAGACGAAAGTGATAAGAGTTTCCTTATCGACCTCACTCCTTTTCTAATGGAAGATGCTCACGGTGTCTCTAGACGATTGAAACAACAAAAGCAGGGGACTTACAAATTGGATAAAAATAAAAGTGCACTAGCCATGCTTCGCACCAAAGCTTTTCCTAAAAATACAGAATTTGAAGCTTTGCTTACCTTTTCAGGCGATCCTGAGGGGAGAAATATTCGCTCAGTTGCTCCGGATGCCTCTAACTTAACGGTAACCCAACACCACAGTTTTGTCCAGTTACCTAAAGACGGCTATAAAAAACGTGAATTTGACCCCAGAAGCGGTTCTATTTTTATGTCCTATCAGGACTATGCAACGCCGATTTTTGAGCCGTTGGTTAAGCGATACAGCATTCGCCATCGCTTGGAAAAAAAGAATCCCAATGCAGACATAAGCGAAGCTAAAGAACCCATTATTTATTATTTGGATCCTGGAACACCAGAGCCTGTAAGATCTGCTTTGTTAGATGGTGCCAGATGGTGGGATCAGGCCTTCGAAGAGATTGGTTATAAAAATGCTTTTCAGGTCAAGATGCTTCCAGCCGATGCAGATCCTATGGACCTTCGCTATAACGTAATTCAATGGGTACACCGTTCCACAAGGGGTTGGAGCTATGGTGCTAGTGTCGTTGATCCGCGCACAGGTGAAATTCTAAAAGGTCATGTAAGTTTAGGTAGCCTTAGGATTCGTCAGGATTATATGATCGCACAGGCCTTGATGAATCGACCTTTTGAGATTTCTGATGATAATTACCAACCTATGTTAAAGATGGCTTTGGCGCGTATCCGTCAGTTGGCGGCACACGAAGTTGGCCATACCTTGGGGTTTGCACACAACTTTTCTGCCAGTGCACAGGGTAGGACGAGCGTTATGGATTATCCACATCCAAAACTGAAATTAAAAGATAACCAAATCGACTTCTCTGAAGCTTACGATACCAATATTGGCGAATGGGATAAAGTCACCGTTGCCTATAGTTATGGGGATAGCGGTACCAATAAAACTGAAAAACAATACTTAAACGCTATTTTAAAACAAGCCGAAGCCGATGGTTTGCGGTTTATAAGCGATGCTGATGCGCGAGCTCAAGGTGGAGCGCATGCCTATGCTCATTTGTGGGATAATGGAAAAGATGTCTATAAGGAGTTAAGTCGTCTTTTAGAGCTACGCAAAACAGCCATTTCAAACTTTTCTATAGACAATATCAAGACGGGTGAACCATATTCAGTTTTAGAGGATGTGTTCGCCTCTTTATATTTTTTCCATCGCTATCAAACAGAGGCCACCATTAAACTTATTGGTGGTTTGGATTACAACTATGCAGTTAAAGGCAGTAGCTTAACACCAGTTGAGAGGATTCCAAAATCCGATCAGATCAAGGCTCTTGAAGCGGCTTTAAATACTCTTGATGCAGAAGCTTTGGCTATTCCAGAGCGAATTTTGGACCTGTTTCCACCTCGTGCATTTGGTTATGCCAGAAGCCGCGAATCCTTTAAAAGTAAAACAGGGGTTGGTTTTGATGCTTTGGGCGCCTCCGCTACAGCAAGCGATATGAGCTTAGGCTTATTACTGCATCCAGAGCGTGCCAACCGACTCATCCAGCAGAAATCTTTAGAGAAGTCAAATTTAGGACTAGAACAGGTCTTGGAGGAATTGGTAAAAAACACGTTTGGAAAGCAACACGACTCTGCTTATTTGAGTGAAGTCCAAAACACCATCAATTTTAATGTATTAAAGCACCTGATGAATCTTTCAGCGAATTCAGGGAGTATTCCACAAGTAAAGGCTTTTGCAAACAAAACCTTGAAGGGATTGAAAAACGAATTTAGGGAATCCAACTCAGTAGTTGAAATGGAAATGACGTACCGTATCGATCAGTTTATGGACGAACCGGAAAAGTTCAAGGTAATTCCATCACCCAAAATCCCAGATGGTAGTCCAATTGGGAGCTTTCAATGCTTGAATAACTGA
- a CDS encoding GNAT family N-acetyltransferase has product MITFKKARKEIYLELSQSLKNLYLGTFTKGLSAQHISNEEAELYLDNLFTKGYGIFGFSDDQLVAALIVTPPSFDKERPESIQNKYSDKDSLYIAEVLVDDKFRGMGLGKGLFKEFEINLSSDIKYVLLRVWSKNEIAVNLYKKFGFEYCGSILQEKLKPVSKEPFKMLKLYMVKPYSKIL; this is encoded by the coding sequence ATGATTACTTTCAAAAAAGCGCGTAAAGAAATATATTTAGAATTAAGTCAATCGCTTAAGAATCTATACTTAGGGACATTTACAAAAGGTCTTTCTGCTCAACATATCAGTAATGAAGAAGCAGAACTTTACCTCGATAACTTGTTTACAAAAGGATATGGAATTTTTGGGTTTTCTGATGATCAACTTGTTGCAGCGCTAATTGTAACACCCCCAAGTTTTGATAAAGAACGACCTGAATCAATTCAAAACAAATACAGTGATAAAGACTCTTTATATATCGCTGAAGTACTTGTAGACGATAAGTTTCGGGGTATGGGTCTCGGCAAAGGATTGTTTAAAGAATTTGAAATAAACCTGAGCAGTGATATAAAATACGTTTTACTGAGAGTGTGGAGTAAAAATGAAATCGCAGTCAACCTATATAAAAAATTCGGATTTGAATACTGCGGAAGTATCCTCCAAGAAAAATTAAAACCCGTTTCAAAAGAGCCTTTTAAAATGCTTAAACTCTATATGGTTAAGCCCTATTCAAAAATATTATGA
- the ovoA gene encoding 5-histidylcysteine sulfoxide synthase, translating into MKEFNIKTPHLIDGTPEEKRQEILDYFHRTFDLDTELYETVKDDATFYMRADHLRHPIIFYYGHTSCFFINKLVLAGLLPSHINPSFESIFAIGVDEMSWDDLNKENYAWPSVSEVREYREVVRTTIAKLIEELPLELPINWESPFWTIIMGIEHQNIHIETSSVLIRQLPVEKLQSGLFSNICKEDEPVIANELVAVEGSEVNMGKPHNHPLYGWDLEYGSFLETVDDFKASKYLVSNAEFFEFIENDGYKDKQWWTEEGWSWCTYKKAEHPQFWIKENETYKLRLMTEFVPMKWSFPAEINYLEAKAFCNWKSAKTGKKLRMPTESEWYRLVEVSQVKEATDWDVAPGNINLEHYSSSCPVNTFSFGDFYDVIGNVWQWTETPITGYPGFKVHPLYDDFSTPTFDGKHNIIKGGSWISTGNEATLHARYSFRRHFYQHVGFRYVESNHEPDIRVDSYVTDEEVAISCEQNYGESYLGMSKLPLQVLDILKKYVENSSGKRLLDLNCDTGRLAFEAASHFKEVTAIDTSARFIQPAIELQKNGLLRYVIKDEGELSIFKDVLLKDLKLNDNHSRIQFMQDDATKLKDRYTNYDVIVAMNLLEEIRKPKEFLSKIHQRLNADGLLILGSTYEYKESVSQIDNWIGGFKKDGEPIRSIDGISQVLSEHFTQESNPFNLTYPVRKSSRHFEVMSSEVSIWRRKM; encoded by the coding sequence ATGAAAGAATTCAATATAAAAACTCCTCATTTAATTGATGGAACTCCAGAAGAAAAACGACAAGAAATCCTTGATTATTTCCATAGAACTTTTGACTTAGACACAGAACTCTATGAAACAGTTAAAGACGACGCTACTTTCTATATGCGTGCAGACCACCTTCGCCATCCTATTATTTTTTATTATGGCCACACCTCTTGTTTTTTTATAAATAAGTTGGTTTTAGCGGGGCTGCTACCCTCTCATATCAATCCTTCTTTTGAATCAATTTTCGCCATTGGTGTGGATGAAATGTCATGGGACGATCTCAACAAAGAAAATTACGCTTGGCCTTCGGTATCTGAAGTTCGAGAGTATCGTGAGGTTGTAAGAACAACCATTGCCAAACTCATAGAAGAATTACCGCTAGAACTTCCTATCAACTGGGAAAGTCCGTTTTGGACTATTATTATGGGAATTGAACACCAAAATATTCATATTGAAACCTCATCGGTCTTAATAAGACAGCTCCCTGTAGAGAAGCTTCAAAGTGGACTATTTTCCAATATTTGCAAAGAAGATGAACCGGTTATTGCAAACGAATTAGTCGCTGTAGAAGGCTCAGAGGTAAATATGGGAAAACCACATAATCATCCTCTTTATGGTTGGGATCTGGAATACGGGAGTTTCCTAGAAACTGTCGACGACTTTAAAGCTTCAAAATATCTGGTTTCTAATGCTGAATTTTTTGAATTCATAGAAAATGATGGTTACAAAGATAAGCAGTGGTGGACTGAGGAAGGCTGGTCTTGGTGTACTTATAAAAAAGCTGAACATCCTCAATTTTGGATAAAAGAAAATGAGACGTATAAATTGCGTTTGATGACCGAATTTGTCCCTATGAAATGGAGCTTTCCAGCAGAAATTAATTATTTGGAAGCCAAAGCATTTTGCAATTGGAAGTCTGCTAAAACCGGCAAAAAACTGCGTATGCCTACAGAATCTGAATGGTATCGACTCGTAGAAGTTTCCCAAGTCAAGGAGGCTACAGATTGGGACGTAGCGCCAGGGAATATAAACCTAGAACATTACAGTTCATCTTGTCCAGTGAATACGTTTTCTTTTGGTGACTTTTACGATGTGATAGGGAATGTTTGGCAATGGACAGAAACGCCTATCACAGGTTACCCTGGTTTTAAAGTTCACCCATTATATGATGATTTTTCAACCCCAACTTTTGATGGTAAGCATAATATCATTAAAGGGGGATCTTGGATCTCTACAGGAAACGAAGCCACTTTACATGCTCGCTATTCGTTTCGCAGGCATTTCTATCAGCATGTTGGGTTTAGATATGTTGAGTCTAACCACGAGCCCGACATACGTGTAGATAGTTACGTAACTGATGAAGAAGTAGCCATTTCATGCGAGCAAAATTATGGGGAGTCCTATTTAGGAATGTCAAAATTGCCACTTCAAGTTTTAGATATTTTAAAAAAATACGTTGAAAATTCATCTGGAAAAAGACTCCTAGATCTAAATTGTGATACCGGTCGCTTAGCGTTTGAAGCTGCTTCACATTTCAAAGAGGTTACAGCAATAGATACTTCTGCAAGATTTATTCAACCAGCTATCGAATTGCAAAAAAATGGATTGTTGCGTTACGTTATTAAAGATGAAGGTGAATTATCCATTTTTAAAGATGTTCTCCTGAAGGATTTAAAATTAAACGACAATCATAGTCGCATCCAATTTATGCAGGATGATGCGACGAAATTAAAAGACCGCTACACAAATTATGATGTCATTGTAGCTATGAATCTGCTTGAAGAAATACGTAAACCTAAAGAATTCCTTAGTAAAATTCATCAAAGATTAAATGCTGATGGACTGCTTATACTAGGTTCAACTTACGAGTATAAAGAATCTGTAAGTCAAATAGATAACTGGATTGGTGGCTTCAAAAAAGATGGAGAACCTATTAGATCTATCGATGGGATTAGCCAGGTATTATCAGAGCATTTTACGCAAGAGTCTAATCCTTTCAACCTCACCTATCCTGTAAGAAAGTCGAGTAGACATTTTGAAGTGATGAGCTCAGAAGTTAGTATTTGGCGTAGAAAAATGTAG
- a CDS encoding IS4-like element ISPto3 family transposase — protein sequence MLQHEYIAKVQEIKGKFNKVWFNSDYLRAHLNILGFNRIKKQFSWCKKAGFSFEDLIATLLILPLIGINSIYGLTTDKDPELNKCGKDSYYRILANQKINWRAFLAQFVKQYLLKDELFTPSADPTRCLIFDDTDLSKTGKTIEGVSKIYNHVSKTYYLGFKLLVAGYWNGSVFIPIDFSLHRESKTSRLKYGLTAKQRKAQKKTPRCSKTVAAKRYRELNKKKTDLVVQMFSRVVKRKIPVDYILIDTWFTSVGLLKKLRSICSSTHIIGMYKYNSKIEVRSKVKTLAQLKKQKAKPKRCRKFNYYYHHYIAEIDGLKVALFISKRGKNGKWHTLITTDTSLKFVKAIEVYSIRWSIEVFFKEAKQLFGLGKCQSTNFDVQIAQITIAMTQYLLTSIRYRMEAYETIGGLFKDLKQDYIENKLNIRILAVVNLILTNLEKLVESIDIELITSKIIEDIESYGFLTNTHSFNHQGVK from the coding sequence ATGCTACAACACGAATATATTGCAAAAGTTCAAGAAATAAAAGGGAAGTTTAATAAGGTTTGGTTTAATTCAGACTATTTACGGGCACATCTGAATATTTTAGGCTTCAATAGAATAAAAAAACAATTCAGTTGGTGCAAAAAGGCGGGTTTTTCATTTGAGGATTTGATCGCTACGCTCTTGATTTTGCCCCTTATTGGAATTAATTCTATTTATGGACTTACAACTGACAAAGATCCAGAACTTAATAAATGTGGAAAAGATTCATACTATCGAATCTTGGCAAATCAAAAAATTAATTGGAGAGCTTTTTTGGCCCAGTTTGTAAAGCAATATCTATTGAAAGATGAACTCTTCACCCCCTCAGCAGACCCTACAAGATGCTTGATCTTTGATGATACTGATCTTTCAAAAACAGGAAAGACTATTGAAGGAGTCTCAAAGATCTACAACCATGTGTCAAAGACCTACTATTTAGGTTTCAAGCTACTTGTGGCTGGGTATTGGAATGGAAGTGTTTTTATCCCCATTGATTTTAGTCTGCACCGTGAGAGCAAAACATCAAGATTAAAATATGGTCTAACCGCAAAGCAGCGTAAGGCCCAAAAGAAGACACCAAGATGTAGTAAAACAGTTGCGGCAAAGAGGTATAGGGAACTCAATAAAAAGAAAACAGACCTAGTAGTGCAAATGTTTTCCAGGGTTGTAAAGCGTAAAATTCCTGTAGACTATATTTTAATAGATACCTGGTTTACAAGTGTGGGATTACTTAAAAAGTTACGAAGTATTTGCAGTTCGACCCATATTATTGGGATGTATAAATACAATAGTAAAATTGAAGTCAGATCAAAGGTCAAAACTTTAGCACAACTTAAAAAACAGAAAGCAAAGCCCAAGCGCTGTCGTAAATTCAATTACTACTACCATCATTACATAGCTGAAATTGATGGGCTCAAGGTTGCTCTCTTTATTTCGAAGCGTGGGAAGAACGGCAAATGGCACACCTTAATAACCACTGATACATCACTCAAATTTGTAAAAGCAATTGAAGTATATAGTATTCGATGGTCAATTGAAGTCTTTTTTAAAGAAGCCAAGCAGCTCTTTGGTCTTGGAAAGTGTCAGTCTACCAATTTTGATGTCCAGATTGCACAAATAACAATTGCAATGACCCAATATCTGCTCACAAGTATTCGGTACAGAATGGAGGCTTATGAAACCATAGGCGGATTATTTAAAGATTTAAAACAGGATTATATTGAAAATAAGCTGAATATCAGAATATTGGCAGTTGTCAACTTAATTTTAACCAATTTGGAAAAACTAGTAGAATCAATTGATATTGAACTTATTACATCCAAAATAATAGAGGATATTGAGAGTTATGGGTTTCTAACAAATACCCATAGCTTTAATCATCAAGGTGTTAAGTGA
- a CDS encoding tetratricopeptide repeat protein — MKILSIFIITMILGLNINAQTSYEKGMEEAFNLWEEEKIMEASNLFERIAKAEKDNWIPPFYAGYTLVISSFEAKDEATFKLKIEKATELLSQASSSSPNNPEIMIVKALANTAYINFDSQKYGMTLSGKNEYIYQAALKIAPNNPRVILSKAEWDMGSAQFFGSSIEPYCKDIKRALGFFQNEEKSEVKFYPDWGEKKAQKILDDCEG, encoded by the coding sequence ATGAAAATACTATCTATTTTTATCATTACTATGATCTTAGGTTTGAATATAAACGCTCAAACTTCTTATGAAAAAGGCATGGAAGAAGCCTTTAATCTTTGGGAAGAAGAAAAGATCATGGAAGCTTCCAATCTCTTTGAACGCATTGCAAAAGCAGAAAAAGACAATTGGATCCCACCTTTTTATGCAGGCTATACACTAGTGATTTCTTCTTTTGAAGCGAAAGATGAGGCAACTTTTAAATTGAAGATTGAAAAAGCCACTGAACTTTTGAGTCAAGCGTCAAGCAGTTCACCTAACAATCCTGAAATTATGATTGTGAAAGCTCTGGCAAACACTGCTTACATAAATTTTGATAGTCAAAAATATGGTATGACTTTATCTGGAAAAAACGAATATATTTATCAAGCGGCGCTTAAAATAGCCCCAAATAACCCGAGGGTTATTCTTTCCAAAGCCGAATGGGATATGGGGTCAGCCCAATTTTTTGGCAGTTCTATCGAACCTTATTGCAAAGACATTAAAAGGGCCTTAGGGTTTTTTCAAAATGAAGAAAAATCAGAGGTAAAGTTTTATCCAGATTGGGGAGAGAAAAAAGCTCAAAAAATCCTAGACGATTGTGAAGGGTAA
- a CDS encoding DUF2141 domain-containing protein, whose amino-acid sequence MKTISYLSILILFAMQSYAQSENKIDLTLEFEATEFDGGSILFALFNSEDSHMENNYKAASSSFKDGKAKIVIENLPEGFYSFSYYHDVNSNGELDKNMVGIPKEPYGFSNGQKGNFGPPNFQESKIEIKTDTVIQLKIK is encoded by the coding sequence ATGAAAACAATCAGCTATTTATCAATTTTAATCTTGTTTGCTATGCAGTCTTATGCGCAATCAGAAAACAAAATCGACTTGACACTCGAGTTTGAAGCCACAGAATTCGACGGTGGCAGTATTTTATTTGCCCTTTTTAATTCAGAGGACAGTCACATGGAAAATAACTATAAAGCAGCTTCATCTAGTTTTAAAGACGGCAAGGCTAAAATTGTTATAGAAAATTTGCCAGAGGGGTTTTACAGTTTCTCCTACTATCACGATGTGAACAGTAATGGTGAATTAGATAAAAACATGGTAGGGATTCCCAAAGAACCTTATGGATTTTCCAATGGTCAAAAAGGCAATTTTGGACCACCAAATTTTCAAGAATCTAAAATTGAGATTAAAACCGATACAGTCATTCAACTCAAAATAAAATAA
- a CDS encoding TonB-dependent receptor: MRVLLVLSLLLFGTQIIAQHQISGAIKGQRGLPITGANVYIVGSYDGATTNLEGKFSFSTSETGIKTLYVSFLSFEDYSLTANLSEFKNLEIKLKEDVNMLDAVMLSTGTFEAGENSRVTALKPLDVVTTASALGDFLGALQTLPGTSTVGEDGRLFIRGGGADETQIFIDGMRVFAPYTPTANNIPTRGRFSPFLFKGISFSTGGYSAEYGQALSGVLKLNTIDEPDQEKTEVSLMTVGLGVGNTQKWDKSSLSINTNYTNLAPYTEALPNRNEWLSPIQSMNGEIIYRYKTNNSDILKLYGGYSYTDLDLIQQNINFEEGFRFANENRNLYINGSYKSFLGKSWILNTGFSLSNDNNKLQVGEDLIDNNDNSAHLKIKLRKRINNNFEFNFGSEYFITDFDENFESNLLGNFDYGFQSNISAGFGEVDIFFSKKLAMNLGGRIDHYELWNQTLFSPRGSIAYKSGEFSQFSFAYGKFFQNPSADFLKFNDTITAENASHFIANFQYVKSKKIFRVEAYHKTYADLVKFDTEFPTFTSSYNSTGSGYASGVDLFWRDNESFKNLEYWASYSYLDTERDYRNFLEKARPAFASEHNLSLVAKYWIEDWKSQLGFSHVFASGRNYTDPNSNGFLNRETKNFNSLSFNWAYLIDKQKILYFAVSNVLGTRNIFGYNYANEMDMSGVFQREAILPNTDQFFFVGFFWTLSDDKKSNQLNNL, translated from the coding sequence ATGAGAGTCTTATTGGTACTATCTCTTTTATTATTTGGTACTCAAATTATAGCGCAACACCAAATTTCAGGTGCGATTAAAGGACAACGTGGTCTCCCTATTACTGGAGCGAATGTTTATATAGTGGGTTCTTACGATGGGGCCACTACAAATTTAGAAGGGAAATTTTCTTTTTCGACTTCAGAAACTGGAATTAAAACCCTGTATGTTTCTTTTTTGTCTTTTGAGGATTACTCTTTGACTGCAAATCTTTCAGAGTTTAAAAACTTAGAAATCAAGTTGAAAGAAGATGTGAATATGTTGGATGCTGTAATGTTATCTACAGGGACGTTCGAGGCTGGTGAGAATTCTAGAGTTACCGCTTTAAAACCTTTAGATGTAGTGACTACAGCAAGTGCTCTTGGAGACTTCTTGGGTGCTTTACAAACCTTACCAGGAACATCTACAGTGGGCGAAGATGGCAGATTATTTATAAGGGGTGGTGGCGCAGATGAAACTCAGATATTTATTGATGGCATGAGAGTATTTGCCCCTTATACACCTACAGCCAATAATATCCCAACTCGGGGACGGTTTTCTCCTTTTCTTTTTAAGGGAATTTCGTTTTCAACAGGCGGGTATTCTGCAGAATATGGTCAAGCTTTATCTGGAGTTTTGAAATTAAATACCATTGATGAACCGGATCAAGAAAAAACAGAGGTATCATTAATGACTGTTGGTCTTGGCGTTGGGAATACTCAAAAGTGGGACAAAAGTTCACTTAGTATCAATACGAATTACACAAACTTAGCCCCTTATACCGAAGCCTTACCTAATAGAAATGAATGGTTAAGCCCTATTCAATCTATGAATGGAGAAATTATTTACCGGTATAAAACCAATAATAGTGATATATTGAAATTGTATGGAGGTTACAGTTACACCGATTTAGATTTAATCCAACAAAACATCAATTTTGAAGAGGGCTTTCGTTTTGCTAACGAAAACAGAAATCTATACATCAACGGCTCTTATAAAAGCTTTCTTGGTAAAAGCTGGATACTCAATACCGGATTTTCATTGTCTAATGACAACAACAAATTGCAAGTTGGTGAGGATTTAATCGATAACAACGACAACTCTGCACACCTAAAAATAAAGCTCAGAAAACGTATCAATAACAACTTTGAATTCAATTTTGGTTCTGAATACTTTATAACAGATTTTGATGAGAATTTTGAAAGTAATCTACTTGGAAACTTCGATTATGGATTTCAAAGTAACATTTCTGCAGGGTTTGGTGAAGTTGATATTTTTTTCTCTAAAAAATTAGCAATGAACCTTGGCGGTAGAATTGATCACTATGAATTATGGAATCAAACTTTATTTTCGCCAAGAGGCTCAATTGCTTACAAGTCTGGAGAATTTTCACAATTTTCATTTGCTTATGGTAAGTTTTTTCAAAACCCAAGTGCCGATTTTTTAAAGTTTAATGATACTATCACTGCAGAGAACGCTTCTCATTTTATCGCTAATTTTCAATATGTAAAATCCAAGAAAATTTTTAGAGTAGAGGCCTATCATAAGACCTATGCTGATTTGGTAAAGTTTGATACAGAATTTCCCACTTTTACGAGTTCTTATAATTCGACAGGCTCTGGTTATGCTTCAGGAGTTGATTTGTTTTGGAGAGATAATGAATCCTTTAAAAATTTAGAATACTGGGCCTCTTATTCTTACTTAGATACAGAACGGGACTATAGAAATTTTCTTGAAAAGGCACGCCCTGCTTTTGCATCTGAACATAATCTCTCTTTGGTAGCAAAGTATTGGATTGAAGACTGGAAGAGTCAATTGGGTTTTAGCCATGTTTTTGCTTCAGGCAGAAATTATACCGATCCCAATTCTAATGGGTTTTTAAATCGAGAAACCAAAAATTTTAATTCACTGAGTTTCAATTGGGCTTACCTCATTGATAAACAGAAAATTCTATATTTTGCTGTGAGCAATGTGTTAGGCACACGAAATATATTTGGCTACAACTACGCCAATGAAATGGATATGAGTGGTGTTTTCCAGAGAGAAGCTATTTTGCCAAATACCGATCAGTTTTTCTTTGTTGGTTTTTTCTGGACCCTTAGCGATGATAAAAAATCAAATCAATTGAATAATCTATAA
- a CDS encoding GNAT family N-acetyltransferase produces the protein MKLIFKSINKGDQNEVLKLFKKSAEKINRLNIDHWQYWKNPPSEKIKWVEEGIENNEYFFVQNTHYETLGMVRILEQDLVYWGEQSEKAKYIHSLVVKEKYNGNGIGSLILHNVANDAKVKHCKYLRLDVDSKNSKLCKYYEKQGFKKVGIKKLPLSVYTLYQKKLI, from the coding sequence ATGAAGCTCATCTTTAAATCCATAAATAAAGGAGATCAAAATGAAGTTTTGAAGTTGTTTAAAAAATCAGCCGAGAAAATTAATAGACTGAATATTGATCATTGGCAATATTGGAAAAACCCACCTTCAGAAAAAATAAAATGGGTGGAAGAAGGTATTGAAAATAATGAATATTTTTTTGTTCAAAATACCCATTATGAAACTCTAGGGATGGTCAGAATTTTAGAGCAAGACTTAGTGTATTGGGGAGAACAAAGTGAGAAAGCTAAATACATCCATTCATTAGTGGTAAAAGAGAAGTACAATGGAAATGGAATTGGATCTTTAATACTTCATAACGTAGCAAATGATGCTAAAGTGAAACACTGTAAATATTTAAGATTAGATGTGGATTCCAAAAACTCAAAGCTATGCAAGTATTACGAAAAGCAGGGATTCAAAAAAGTTGGAATAAAGAAATTACCTTTATCTGTTTACACTCTTTATCAAAAAAAACTAATCTAA